The genomic stretch ATGTTCGGCATGGTTCTGGCGATCGGCATCATCGTCGACGACGCGATCGTGGTGGTCGAGAATGTCGAACGGATCATGGCCGCCGAGGGCCTGCCGCCCAGGCAAGCCACCCAGAAGGCCATGAAGGAGATCACCGGCGCGATCATCGGGATTACCCTTGTTCTGTCCGCGGTGTTCATTCCGATGGGCCTGGCGGGCGGCTCGGTCGGCGCGATCTATCGGCAGTTCACGCTATCGATGGCGGTGTCGATCCTGTTCTCGGCGTTCCTGGCGCTGACGCTGACGCCCGCGCTGTGCGCCACGCTGCTCAAGCCGGTCGGCCCCGGCCACCACGAGAAGAAGGGCTTCTTCGGTTGGTTCAATCGCAGTTTCACCCGGCTGACGGAAGGCTATGCCGGCTGGGTCGCGGCGTTGCTGCGCAGGACGGGGCGGATGATGATCCTCTATGCTGTGATCGTCGGCGCGCTGGCTTTTTGCTACATGCGATTGCCGTCCTCGTTCGTCCCGGCGGAGGATCAGGGCAACTTCATGACGAGCTTTACGCTGCCGGCCGATGCGACGGCCGAGCGCACCCGCGATGTCGTCAAGCTATACGATGCCTATGTGGCGACGCGGCCGGCCGTGGCGAGCAACACCTCCATCATCGGCTTTGGTTTTTCCGGATCCGGATCGAACGCGGCGATGTCGTTCACCAGCCTCAAGGACTGGAGCGAGCGGGACACCACCGCGGGCGACGAGGTTGCCGCCGCCACCGCGGCGATGGCCCAGATTCCAGAGGGCACCGTGATGAGCATGAAACCGCCGGCGATCGAGGCGCTGGGCACCACCAGCGGCTTCGCGCTGCGGCTCGAAGACCGCGCCAATCGCGACCATGCGGCCTTGATGGCGGCCCAGGTCGAATTGCTGCGGCTTGCCGCGCAGAGCAAGGTCGTCAGCGGCGTCTATCCCGAGGGGTTGCCGAACGGACCCAGCGTGAAGCTGAAGATCGACCGCCAGAAGGCCGAGGCCCTCGGCGTGCCTTTCACCATGATCAGCGACACGCTGACCGCGGCGATGGGGTCGACCTATGTCAACGACTTTCCGAATGCCGGCCGGCTGCAGCAGGTGATCGTGCAGGCGGACGCGCCGAACCGCATGCAGATCGACGATGTGCTGAAGCTCTACGTCCGCAACAATGCCGGGGCCATGGTGTCGTTGTCGGAGGTGGTCACGCCACAATGGGGCGAGGAGCCGCTGCAGCTCGTGCGTTACAATGGCTATCCGGCGGCGCGCATCGCCGGAAATGCCGCGCCCGGTGTGTCCAGTGGCGCCGCCATGGCGGAGATGGAGCGGCTCGCCGCGCAGCTTCCGTCCGGCTTCGTGGTTGAATGGACCGGACAGTCGCTGCAGGAGAAGGGCTCCGCCTCGCAGGCGCCGATCCTGCTCGCGCTGTCGATGCTGGTGGTGTTTCTGGTGCTGGCGGCGCTGTATGAGAGCTGGTCGATTCCGCTGTCGGTCATGCTGGTCGTGCCGCTGGGCATGCTCGGCGCCGTCCTCGCGGTTCAGATTCGCGGGCTCGAGAACGATGTGTTCTTCAAGGTCGGGCTGATCACCATTATTGGGCTCTCGGCCAAGAACGCGATCCTGATCGTCGAATTCGCCAGGAGCTTGCGGGCCGAGGGGCGGGACTTCGGCGACGCCGTCGTCGAGGCCGCCCGGCTGCGCTTGCGACCGATCCTGATGACGTCGTTTGCCTTCGCCCTCGGCGTCGTCCCGCTGATGCTGGCGCGGGGAGCCAGCGCCGAGACCCAGCATGCGATCGGAACCGGCGTGTTCGGCGGCATGCTCTCCGCCACCGTTCTTGCGGTGCTGTTCGTGCCGGTGTTCTACGTCGCGGTGATGAAACGGTTCGGCGCGCGCCAACCGAAGGCCCCGCCCGCCGCGACCAGGTCGAACGCCGGGCCGGTCTGAGGCCGGGCGGGTCTGACGCCGGTTGCGCGTCAGCACATCGTCGGGCGACGCCAACGCGACTGGTCGTGGTTGGATATGGTCGCAGTCTGCAAGGAGATGGCTAAACGCCCATCGCGGATTTAGTCGCAAAGGCGACGATGATTAGCGCCAGCAGGCCGAGGCCAACCATGACGGGTCTGGGCCATGACGGCGTGGCCGAGGGTGCCGCGTTTGCCGTGGCGCGCCTGGGCAGAAGGAGCGAGGCGGTGGCAAGGGCCAGGCCCAGCGCCGTGCCGATCCATTCCAACGTTGCCAACAGCGTCGACATCGGGTTTGGCGGCACCGGGAAAATACCCCCGAGATCGAGCAGGTAGACGGCAATGAAGGCGACACCGGCAAGCGCCGACCAGCGATATCCTTTGCCTGCCTTGATGACGACGTAGGCGAGCATGATGCTGCCCAGGCCAAGGACCGTCAAAAACACATTGAATGCGCCCAGAACGAGGAAGGGGTAGGCGCTGAAATCCCTTGTTTCAACGAAACCCCCGGGAACCATGAGCGCCAAATTCAGGGCGGACGCGACCAACAGCGCGGCGACGACGACGCGGGTTTTCTGCATTCGACTAATCCTTGTCTGATGGCGATAATTGCGACCATGCGCCGGCGTCATTGCCTGGCGCGAGCATCGCGGTGAACAGGCCGAACACGCGGTGATTCAGAGTGAGCGCTTCCTGCGGACCGAGGC from Rhodopseudomonas sp. BAL398 encodes the following:
- a CDS encoding efflux RND transporter permease subunit, translated to MSQFFIDRPVFAWVIAIFIALVGAIAITQLPVSRFPTIAPPSVSIYATYTGATPQTINDSVVTLIERELSSVKNLLYFESTVDTSGSASITATFKPGTAADLAQVDVQNRLKAIEARLPEAVRRMGVTVESAASDFLMIVTLNSPNGSYDELALGDYMTRNIVQELKRVDGVGRVQTFGSEKAMRIWVDPAKLVSYSLSLAQITAAIQAQNAQIAPGRVGAEPTVSGQRVSIPLTVQGQLQTPEEFSAIVLRAKPDGSKLVLGDVARVEIGAQSMGFATLEDGKPATAAGVQLAPGANAVRAAAAVYARLAELAPAMPEGMSYAIAFDTAPFVKISIEKVLHTLIEAMALVFLVMLLFLQNIRYTLIPAIVAPIALLGTFSVMWVAGYSINVLTMFGMVLAIGIIVDDAIVVVENVERIMAAEGLPPRQATQKAMKEITGAIIGITLVLSAVFIPMGLAGGSVGAIYRQFTLSMAVSILFSAFLALTLTPALCATLLKPVGPGHHEKKGFFGWFNRSFTRLTEGYAGWVAALLRRTGRMMILYAVIVGALAFCYMRLPSSFVPAEDQGNFMTSFTLPADATAERTRDVVKLYDAYVATRPAVASNTSIIGFGFSGSGSNAAMSFTSLKDWSERDTTAGDEVAAATAAMAQIPEGTVMSMKPPAIEALGTTSGFALRLEDRANRDHAALMAAQVELLRLAAQSKVVSGVYPEGLPNGPSVKLKIDRQKAEALGVPFTMISDTLTAAMGSTYVNDFPNAGRLQQVIVQADAPNRMQIDDVLKLYVRNNAGAMVSLSEVVTPQWGEEPLQLVRYNGYPAARIAGNAAPGVSSGAAMAEMERLAAQLPSGFVVEWTGQSLQEKGSASQAPILLALSMLVVFLVLAALYESWSIPLSVMLVVPLGMLGAVLAVQIRGLENDVFFKVGLITIIGLSAKNAILIVEFARSLRAEGRDFGDAVVEAARLRLRPILMTSFAFALGVVPLMLARGASAETQHAIGTGVFGGMLSATVLAVLFVPVFYVAVMKRFGARQPKAPPAATRSNAGPV